One Pseudorasbora parva isolate DD20220531a chromosome 4, ASM2467924v1, whole genome shotgun sequence genomic region harbors:
- the ednrba gene encoding LOW QUALITY PROTEIN: endothelin receptor Ba (The sequence of the model RefSeq protein was modified relative to this genomic sequence to represent the inferred CDS: deleted 1 base in 1 codon): MHTRCVVCLLILLSGHLVLISAQGQGFNQRQFYTGPVSPTLKSELGKDNVVNESMPRRPKVLPPMCTGTTEIRDTFKYINTVVSCLVFVVGIIGNSTLLRIIYKNKCMRNGPNILIASLALGDLLHIAIDIPINVYKLLAEDWPFGVGLCKLVPFIQKASVGITVLSLCALSIDRFRAVASWNRIKGIGVPKWTAIEIILIWMLSIVLAVPEAIAFDMITMDYKGELLRICLLHPMQKNKFMQFYKSAKDWWLFSFYFCMPLTCTAIFYTLMTCEMLRKKNGVQIALNDHLKQRREVAKTVFCLVLVFALCWLPLHLSRILKLTIYDERDPNRCELLSFFLVLDYIGINMASVNSCINPIALYMVSKRFKSCFRSCLCCWCLPPEMLAMDDKQSCMKLKVTERGSNKATAVLPTNTLLLRH, translated from the exons ATGCACACGAGATGCGTTGTTTGTTTGCTCATTCTCTTGTCTGGACACTTAGTCTTGATAAGTGCTCAAGGGCAGGGTTTTAATCAGAGGCAATTTTACACGGGACCCGTGTCTCCAACTCTCAAATCTGAACTTGGAAAAGACAATGTAGTAAatgagtccatgcctcgacgacCAAAAGTCTTACCGCCTATGTGCACAGGTACCACGGAAATCAGGGATACTTTCAAGTATATTAACACAGTGGTTTCATGCCTTGTGTTTGTAGTTGGGATAATCGGAAACTCTACGCTGCTCAGaatcatttataaaaataaatgcatgcgTAACGGTCCTAATATCCTCATTGCAAGTCTTGCGCTCGGGGATCTGTTGCATATCGCGATAGACATACCCATCAACGTGTATAAG CTTCTGGCGGAAGATTGGCCATTTGGCGTTGGACTTTGCAAACTGGTTCCTTTTATACAAAAGGCATCAGTTGGCATCACGGTGCTGAGTTTGTGTGCACTGAGCATAGACAG GTTTCGAGCAGTGGCATCGTGGAACCGCATCAAAGGCATTGGCGTCCCCAAATGGACAGCTATTGAAATAATTCTGATATGGATGCTGTCCATTGTACTTGCAGTGCCAGAGGCCATCGCCTTTGATATGATCACAATGGACTACAAAGGAGAGCTGCTTAGGATTTGTTTGCTCCACCCTATGCAGAAAAACAAGTTCATGCAG TTTTATAAGTCAGCCAAAGATTGGTGGCTTTTTAGTTTCTACTTCTGCATGCCGCTGACATGTACTGCCATCTTCTACACTCTTATGACCTGTGAAATGCTTCGGAAGAAGAATGGAGTCCAAATTGCACTTAATGATCACCTAAAACAG AGGCGTGAGGTGGCTAAAACCGTGTTCTGTCTGGTGCTAGTCTTTGCACTGTGCTGGCTTCCACTGCACCTCAGCCGTATTCTTAAGCTTACCATTTATGATGAAAGAGACCCTAACCGCTGTGAGCTTTTGAG TTTCTTCCTGGTTCTTGATTATATCGGGATTAACATGGCATCAGTGAACTCATGCATAAACCCAATCGCTTTGTACATGGTTAGCAAACGCTTCAAGAGCTGCTTCAGA tcatgTCTGTGTTGCTGGTGCCTGCCTCCTGAAATGTTAGCTATGGATGACAAGCAGTCCTGCATGAAGCTGAAGGTGACAGAGCGAGGATCT AACAAAGCAACAGCCGTGCTTCCAACAAATACACTTCTACTTAGGCACTGA